In Dermacentor albipictus isolate Rhodes 1998 colony chromosome 6, USDA_Dalb.pri_finalv2, whole genome shotgun sequence, the following proteins share a genomic window:
- the LOC135916264 gene encoding prolyl 4-hydroxylase subunit alpha-2-like yields the protein MRLPLFLLVVVAGVGRCSEYYRSTPALASLLPTEEALMTALQSHMEHCGETWRRAASVAPPQHLELRDVTPSRPGTRPVERVLARFLRLSVLYSVADMLRSTRCSRTVVRDARLLAWPTDDDLDGAARNVCRLQMSYNLTAEDVIATLCSPHLANQLTTDDALLLAVHCSLSEPTVAAAWVELGDDQRYSDFFDNHLLEQESSTTKANLTLWHEAIGQPPETPSMWLYRQAFLHAEHSSFPSDTPFGELCRASLDVDARANGNLRCWLSYGKHGVASFSPFAVEELSVSKPRLWLLHDFLSPSECAAVLQEATELEPALVADEDGKDDQPDTRTAALTWLEDAGSARRVYRRASAITGLSMDSAEKLQVLNYAVGGHYNEHTDPLNDENEEDERLATLLVYLNDVDRGGSTAFPRANLAIRPHRGSALFWFNLKQEPTTSKRRIDYSSTHGSCPVLRGSKWIATLWIHEWSQPSDLDYSLG from the coding sequence atgcGACTGCCGTTGTTCCTGTTGGTGGTCGTTGCAGGTGTCGGCCGGTGCAGCGAATATTATCGATCCACGCCTGCTCTGGCGAGCTTGCTGCCAACAGAGGAAGCGCTGATGACTGCTCTGCAGAGTCACATGGAGCATTGCGGAGAGACTTGGCGACGCGCTGCCTCGGTGGCGCCTCCACAGCACCTCGAGCTTCGGGATGTGACGCCTTCCAGACCGGGAACTCGCCCTGTGGAGCGGGTTTTGGCGAGGTTCTTGAGGCTTTCAGTGCTCTACTCTGTGGCTGACATGCTCCGAAGTACTCGCTGCTCTCGGACAGTCGTTCGGGATGCGCGACTACTTGCCTGGCCCACAGACGACGACCTAGACGGCGCGGCGCGCAATGTCTGCAGACTCCAGATGTCATACAATCTCACGGCCGAAGACGTCATCGCGACACTGTGCTCTCCACATCTGGCCAATCAGCTGACCACGGACGACGCTCTATTGCTTGCTGTGCACTGTTCTCTGAGTGAACCCACTGTTGCTGCCGCTTGGGTCGAGCTAGGTGACGACCAGCGCTACTCCGATTTCTTCGATAACCATCTCCTTGAGCAGGAATCCTCAACAACCAAGGCGAATTTGACACTTTGGCACGAGGCCATCGGTCAGCCGCCCGAGACACCCTCAATGTGGCTTTACCGGCAGGCCTTCCTGCACGCTGAGCACTCCAGCTTTCCCAGCGACACGCCTTTTGGTGAGCTGTGCCGCGCCAGTCTGGACGTCGACGCGAGAGCCAACGGAAATCTGCGCTGTTGGCTGTCATACGGAAAGCACGGCGTTGCGTCTTTCTCGCCTTTTGCTGTGGAGGAGTTGTCCGTGTCCAAGCCTCGGCTCTGGCTACTGCACGACTTCTTGAGCCCAAGCGAGTGCGCTGCTGTTTTACAGGAAGCGACCGAACTCGAGCCTGCGTTGGTGGCAGATGAGGACGGAAAAGACGACCAGCCGGATACCAGGACGGCGGCCCTCACCTGGCTGGAAGACGCTGGAAGCGCGCGGCGCGTCTACCGACGTGCCAGTGCGATCACGGGCCTTTCGATGGATTCCGCCGAGAAACTCCAGGTTCTCAACTACGCCGTCGGCGGACATTACAACGAGCACACGGACCCCTTGAACGACGAAAATGAAGAGGACGAACGGCTGGCCACACTTCTGGTGTACCTGAACGATGTGGATAGGGGCGGCTCAACCGCATTTCCCAGGGCCAACCTCGCCATTAGGCCTCATCGTGGCTCTGCGCTCTTCTGGTTCAACCTAAAGCAAGAACCGACGACAAGTAAGCGACGGATAGACTACAGCAGCACGCACGGCTCCTGCCCGGTGCTTCGTGGATCCAAGTGGATTGCCACACTCTGGATACATGAGTGGTCGCAACCATCGGACCTTGACTACTCGCTTGGGTAG